A genomic segment from Helicobacter sp. NHP19-012 encodes:
- a CDS encoding molecular chaperone TorD family protein produces MEVDLIHARALYYRLWHYLVVFVHNEELFKELQNLVAHLKDYPFNTQTAQAWQEIESFLGQGLESFKAEQNSVLFAPGEQFVPLSASYYLEGQDNGKKRLEAIALLKKSELQIESHTLSAPIAEDDLAFLTLMMNAFLKEMLANPHFFALHATLFKDFFHLFSDAFINAISTHQESVCYKNCAIILGAFIQHERLFFNLA; encoded by the coding sequence ATGGAAGTTGATTTAATCCACGCTAGGGCGCTTTACTACCGCCTATGGCACTATCTTGTGGTGTTCGTGCACAATGAAGAGCTGTTTAAAGAGTTGCAGAATTTAGTAGCGCATTTAAAAGACTATCCTTTCAACACCCAAACTGCGCAGGCGTGGCAGGAAATTGAGAGCTTTTTGGGGCAGGGTTTAGAATCGTTTAAAGCCGAGCAAAACTCCGTGTTGTTTGCCCCCGGTGAGCAGTTTGTGCCCTTGAGTGCATCTTATTATTTAGAGGGGCAGGACAATGGCAAGAAACGCCTAGAGGCGATTGCGCTTTTAAAAAAATCGGAGCTGCAGATCGAAAGCCACACGCTGAGCGCCCCCATAGCTGAGGACGATTTGGCATTTTTGACCTTGATGATGAACGCTTTTTTAAAGGAGATGTTGGCTAACCCACACTTCTTTGCGCTGCACGCCACGCTCTTTAAAGACTTCTTCCATTTATTTAGCGATGCCTTCATTAACGCTATTTCTACACACCAAGAAAGCGTGTGTTATAAAAATTGTGCTATAATCCTTGGCGCATTTATCCAACACGAACGATTGTTTTTTAATTTGGCTTAG